A genomic region of Dreissena polymorpha isolate Duluth1 chromosome 4, UMN_Dpol_1.0, whole genome shotgun sequence contains the following coding sequences:
- the LOC127877625 gene encoding galactose-1-phosphate uridylyltransferase-like, with amino-acid sequence MFIKVNATLDVLTVMAKFDSQDHQHLRYNPLRDDWVLVCPHRMKRPWAGHVEKPEEETIPRHDRKNPLCPGNTRPNGMVNPDYDSTFLFTNDFPALLEEGPAPDESDDPLFRCAEAKGTCKVMCFHPWSDITLPIMSLTEIRVVIDKWAEINSDIGKQFSWVQIFENRGAIMGCSNPHPHCQVWASSFLPNEPTVKHRTQREYMEKHQSNMLLDYVHRELERKERVVLENADWVWLVPYWAVWPYETLLIPKTHVLRIEDLTDIQRQSLAEITKQLLTKYDNLFEVSFPYSMGWAGAPTGKYLSEDCSFWQLHAVYYPPLLRSASVKKFMVGYEMMATVQRDLTAEQAAQKLKDLPDVHYKQRAHSTDSCHPD; translated from the exons ATGTTCATCAAAGTCAACGCGACGCTCGACGTTTTGACAGTCATGGCAAAGTTTGACAGTCAAG ATCATCAGCATCTGCGCTATAATCCACTGCGAGATGATTGGGTTCTTGTCTGTCCGCATCGCATGAAGCGACCATGGGCAGGCCATGTGGAGAAACCAGAAGAGGAAACTATTCCTCGGCATGACCGGAAGAACCCACTCTGCCCTGGAAACACTCGTCCTAATGGCATG GTGAACCCAGACTATGACAGTACATTCCTCTTCACAAATGATTTCCCGGCACTGTTAGAGGAAGGACCCGCACCAG ATGAGTCTGATGACCCATTGTTCCGATGTGCCGAGGCCAAGGGGACATGTAAAGTGATGTGTTTCCATCCCTGGTCAGACATCACCCTCCCTATCATGTCCTTAACAGAAATCAGAGTAGTGATTGACAAATGGGCGGAGATCAACTCTGACATTGGCAAGCAGTTTTCCTGGGTCCAG ATATTTGAGAACCGTGGTGCCATCATGGGTTGCTCGAACCCTCACCCTCACTGCCAGGTGTGGGCCAGCTCCTTTCTACCCAACGAACCCACGGTGAAACATCGCACCCAGCGGGAATACATGGAAAAGCACCAGTCTAATATGCTGCTCGATTATGTACACAGGGAACTGGAGCGCAAA GAGCGTGTAGTGTTGGAGAATGCAGACTGGGTGTGGTTGGTGCCCTACTGGGCTGTCTGGCCGTATGAGACCTTGCTGATCCCCAAAACACACGTCCTACGCATTGAAGACCTTACAGACATACAGCGACAGT CTTTAGCAGAGATAACTAAGCAGCTGCTCACCAAGTATGACAACTTGTTTGAAGTGTCGTTTCCATACTCCATGGGATGGGCAG GTGCCCCGACTGGGAAGTATCTTTCAGAGGACTGCAGTTTCTGGCAGCTGCATGCCGTGTACTACCCTCCCCTCCTGCGATCGGCCTCTGTCAAGAAGTTCATGGTTGGCTATGAGATGATGGCCACGGTGCAGAGAGACCTCACTGCAGAGCAG GCAGCCCAGAAATTAAAAGATCTGCCAGACGTTCATTACAAACAAAGGGCCCATTCAACTGACAGCTGTCACCCAGACTGA
- the LOC127878550 gene encoding hillarin-like, producing MPPNTNRTYDSLLKYLAQGATNETQLVTAIYFWMRLQDYASPSLDPEKADDTPRGYMKRIKEDKGDRTDFFTILCRRAGIPCRIISGIGKDDDYSIGGPERDMTTRWCAVFADDEWRLVHVEWALRWSRDPNQNVTQSRIWEFYFFTDPDEFSTICLPDDFRWQLLNQAYSRKEFLNLPHFRPPFFQLDSTLLSPKAGSVVTHNGRQDVELGFPKHRMETIQLGFKLDYKQPTNKETQEGSTFPSNLKKYVFVNKKPSRFLFELVFPVPGRYLFDVYVVMDDDEKTTTGSTNESEAVHRLCQIRIHSDREFTEETLPEPLPDTPAVGWGPGPACRRLGLVPLSDFEGVIYIKPGERRDIRFRMLRNIDVQSQLMHNYLPIYELVEQVESIVTEDELCLRTQIPEEGQYALKVFSREAGSKEFHLACVYLLRQRERTRLPEKHRDKMLRTRLQHHISSNTSQRELEDALEMFTCYNVPDQGERKRAALKLKHYWDVKRELHVAVKGRNVRVLGRALERAHQSMFEAELQEDIHRTAAMLESLEKRKGYMHPIARMDPQTMLEIRNFTRPPRIVHDVMMSTYLLLGEQREDVQDWEQIQWLMGRQGAMSLQKRILCRRPEDVTLVLAEDASAVMDHYSLEKTREVANGISAFYKWNKQFIREVQRKEMSEKEMQENSQELTQELSDHDTYKDADTTIPGSRATNDWKPIVVVGRGPSPGSKAHIVKPEMESNAENKDSEQTVTITTDLTEPNDEQNSHPFGVNSDTSKVPEIAQKKFIFSAMKPKVSPSPSPVSYAGWKPENIGT from the exons ATGCCGCCCAACACCAACCGGACGTACGACTCGCTGCTGAAGTACCTGGCACAGGGAGCGACCAACGAAACGCAGCTAGTCACAG CGATCTATTTCTGGATGCGGCTGCAGGATTACGCGAGCCCCTCCCTGGACCCCGAGAAGGCGGACGACACCCCCCGAGGCTACATGAAGAGGATCAAGGAGGACAAGGGAGACCGCACGGACTTCTTCACCATACTCTGCAG GCGAGCCGGGATCCCGTGCAGGATCATTTCCGGTATCGGTAAAGACGATGACTACAGCATTGGAGGGCCGGAAAGGGACATGACCACGCGATGGTGCGCCGTGTTCGCAGACGACGAGTGGAGACTCGTGCACGTGGAGTGGGCGCTCAGGTGGTCACGTGACCCTAATCAGAACGTGACACAGTCAAGG ATCTGGGAGTTTTATTTCTTCACGGATCCAGACGAGTTTTCGACAATATGTCTACCAGACGACTTCCGGTGGCAGCTGCTGAACCAGGCGTACTCTCGGAAGGAATTCCTGAACCTGCCGCACTTCCGGCCTCCCTTTTTCCAGCTCGACTCGACATTGCTGAGCCCCAAGGCAGGGTCGGTTGTAACCCACAATGGACGCCAGGATGTCGAACTGGGCTTCCCAAAACACCGAATGGAGACAATACAACTGGGGTTCAAGCTCGATTACAAGCAGCCGACTAATAAAGAGACTCAAGAGGGCAGCACTTTTCCCAGTAACCTTAAGAAATATGTGTTTGTGAATAAAAAACCGAGCCGATTTTTGTTCGAGTTAGTGTTTCCGGTGCCTGGTCGGTATTTATTTGATGTGTACGTCGTAATGGACGATGATGAGAAGACGACAACCGGAAGTACAAACGAGTCTGAAGCGGTCCATAGACTTTGTCAGATCCGGATACACTCAGATCGAGAATTTACGGAGGAAACGTTACCGGAGCCCCTACCGGATACGCCTGCAGTCGGTTGGGGCCCGGGACCCGCATGTCGACGCCTCGGTCTTGTGCCTCTTTCCGATTTCGAGGGCGTCATCTACATAAAGCCGGGTGAGCGCCGCGACATACGGTTCCGGATGTTACGCAACATCGATGTCCAATCGCAGCTCATGCACAACTACCTGCCGATATACGAGCTCGTGGAACAG GTGGAAAGCATCGTGACGGAAGACGAGCTGTGTTTGCGCACGCAGATACCGGAAGAGGGTCAGTACGCCCTAAAGGTGTTCAGTCGAGAGGCAGGAAGTAAGGAGTTCCACCTTGCCTGTGTGTACCTGTTGCGCCAGAGAGAGCGAACGCGACTTCCGGAG AAACATCGCGACAAGATGCTGCGCACGCGCCTACAGCACCACATCTCGAGCAACACGAGTCAGCGAGAGTTAGAGGACGCGCTCGAGATGTTCACGTGCTACAACGTGCCCGACCAGGGCGAGCGGAAACGCGCGGCGCTCAAACTTAAACACTACTGGGACGTCAAAAGAG AGCTACACGTGGCTGTAAAGGGCCGCAATGTGCGCGTGCTGGGCCGGGCCCTGGAACGAGCCCACCAATCCATGTTCGAGGCCGAGTTGCAGGAGGACATACATAGGACCGCGGCTATGCTGGAGTCGCTAGAAAAAAGAAAGG GTTATATGCATCCTATAGCGCGGATGGACCCGCAAACCATGCTGGAGATACGTAACTTCACCCGACCACCCCGCATCGTGCATGACGTCATGATGTCAACGTACCTTCTTCTAGGGGAGCAAAGAGAGGACGTGCAG GACTGGGAGCAGATCCAGTGGCTGATGGGAAGGCAAGGCGCCATGAGTCTCCAGAAGAGGATCCTCTGTCGGCGACCGGAAGACGTGACCCTCGTCCTGGCTGAAGATGCCAGCGCCGTCATGGATCACTACAGCTTAGAGAAAACAAGAGAAGTGGCAAACGGAATAAGCGCATTCTACAAATGG AACAAACAATTCATTCGAGAAGTTCAAAGGAAGGAGATGAGCGAAAAAGAAATGCAGGAAAACTCGCAGGAACTCACGCAAGAACTATCGGACCATGACACATACAAGGATGCCGATACGACTATTCCTGGTTCTCGGGCCACGAATGATTGGAAGCCAATTGTTGTAGTTGGCAGGGGACCATCTCCAGGAAGTAAGGCGCATATTGTGAAACCAGAAATGGAAAGCAACGCAGAGAATAAGGACAGCGAGCAAACAGTGACCATAACAACTGATCTTACAGAACCAAATGATGAACAAAATTCTCATCCTTTTGGTGTAAACAGTGATACCAGTAAAGTACCAGAAATCGCACAGAAGAAGTTTATATTCAGCGCAATGAAGCCGAAAGTGTCTCCGTCGCCCTCGCCGGTGTCTTACGCTGGTTGGAAACCAGAAAATATAGGAACCTAA